The segment AAGTGTCAAGCCTGTGGCACCTATGCAGTTCTGGATGGTTTGTGCTCCGCTCCTGCCTTATTTGCGGCATTTTTTGATGTGTGCTATTTGGGAATATTTTAGCAATATAAATGGGATGAACTCCTACTAATAAATGTTGGATGCTCCtttttaaacatattatcatGTAACAAGCTCTCACATATGTGAAGTCTTACTAATTTGAGCTGAAGAAATGTATTCTAGATACTAGCATGTTGTAGCAGCAAGGAACACTGATTTATGGATGTTAATGTTGATCTTATTGATTAGGACTTTCACATTAGCCATTCCATGCTTAATGTTGTGCAAAAATCTTCCTCTTTGGTGAATTCTGTAAAATGCTTTTACACAATATTGGCATGCTTAAGTTTAGTTCCTAATGGCATACAAAACTATTTATCTGTAATGTCGCAAGCTCTTACACATTTAGTTCTTAACAAGTTGTCATGTATGTGAAGTTTTACTAATTTGTGCTGAAGAAATGTATTCCAGATACTAGCATGTTGTAGAGGCAAAGAACACTGATTTATGGATGTTAATGTTGATCTTATTGATCGATTAGGACTTTCACATTAGCCATTCCATGCTTAATGTTGTGCAAAAATCTTCCTCTTTGGTGAATTCTGTAAAATTCTTTTACACAGTATTGGCATGCCTAGGTTTAGTTCCTAATGGCATACAAAACTATTTGCCTGTAATGTTGCAAATTCTTACACATTATTGTCATAATTAGGTTTTCAGTTTTGCAGTCTGTCAATTGATGTTTACCACAATAAGCCTATATTTGAATTTTGGCATACCTTGAATTTACAGTAGTTGCTGTATTGCACTTTGATTGTTTGGAAATAGGGGAAAATGGAATACCACATTTTACTCTTCCCATTTACTTTTGCAGGTGTTGCGCAAAAAGTATCCACAATTTGGCCAGTTGCATAATGGAGTCTACATGCAGcaggtttttcaaaaaatcaatatgCCTGTCATAGCAGTtgtattaatataatttgttgTAATATTGGTCTCTACATTTTGAGATATACAGGATGCTGAAGAATGTTGGACACAGCTTTTATACACCCTCTCACAGTCACTTAGATCACCGAGTCCCAGGTAGTTTGGTTTGTGTTTATGCACATGTATTGGTTGATTTAGCTTCATAGACCATAGAAGCATGCATTGCTATATAATTGATGTCCTCAAAACTTTTACTCCGTTGCAGTTTGGAGTATGGCTAAAACTTTCATTGGAGATTGTTTTTGTTCAAGTATAATGTCCTATGTAGAACTTATTGGTTTAGATATTGTTGCTTATTCAGAATGCTAGTTTCCTGCCACTGATATTCAACTTATTGATTTAATCTTCTAACTTTGCAGTCAAAATCCAGATACAATTAAGGGACTTTTTGGCATTGAACTTGTAAGCAGGTGGAtatcttcaactttttttccttAGCAGTTGGATTATAGCTAATGTTACATGAAGCAAAAGAATTAGTATTAGAATTTCTAATCTTCTATTTACTGTTGGATTgctgttgatgttttttaaatgattatgaGTGTTTCCATTTTGCCAAGGACAACAACCTTTGACAAATTCTGTATATAATATTGGGTTGCTAGGGTACATTGCCAAGAAAGTGGTGAAGAAAGCTCAGAGACAGAATCAGTTTACTCACTAAAGTGCCACATATCTCAAGAGGTGAACCATTTGCATGAAGGACTGAAGCATGTAAGATTTgctaattattcttttatcagGATTCCattcttttccttctccttgATTTTAGTGTGTTGAATGATTTATGCATTCCTTTGCAGTAGTCTGGTTTGTGCTTGCACTTGACTAGATCTTGATAATCATTTGTCTCTTATGGATGCTTTTGCACAATGAATTTGATTCCACATCTCTGTATCTCAACTGAACAGACCCAAATGCAAGTGTAGAGCCATCCCCCCAAACTTTAAGCAACTCGTTTTACCCCTGATCATATGTacccagaaaaagaaaaaaagaaattcaacaaTTGAAAGATCCGAGTTAAATACAATATTTCATCCTATTTAAATTGAATCAACCGTAGAAGCCAATTGCATCTGCTCATAATGGCATGAAAACTTATAATTGAATATTACTattcttcaaaagataaaataatccATGTCTTTGGAAGAAGAACACTTATATATAGTCTTACAAAATGAGCAGCAAAAACACGcttgaaatattaaattattgatatcTTAATCCTgtcattcaagcaaaatttcttGCTTCATCCTTGCTACTTGTCTTTACCAACTACAACGTTACTTTGTTGGGAACTGTTATAACATTAAATGGTAATTGTCCAAGTGTTGGAGGGTATGACTATAGAATATTCTACTTATTGATAAATAACAACAGTACCTTCTCAAGTTTAGGCCATTGCCTTTTCAGTTCTCTCTTGCATAATTTCTGCATGCCAATCTTCTGGTCCCTAACTAAGGTTTGTCTTCCATAGATGATTTATAACATTTTAGTTCCAGTCTTCCACCATGGCAAATATAACACAACAACGACCAAGCCTCAATCCCAAATTAGTTGGGTTGGCTATCTGGTTTTTCTTGTGCCATTCTGCATGATCATACACCAAATTGGCCACAAAAGCTTCATAGCCATTGTTTGTGCTTGCATTTGTAGTTGTATAACCTTATTGTTGAGGAATTTTTCGTGATTATGATGGCTGGCTTATCATCTGAAAGTCAAAATAACTGGATTTTAGTATATGATGCAACCATTTGGAAGCACCAGGTTCTTGATAATTGAGATCTTtgtaaattctaaaataattggTAGAACTCTTATAATGGCCGTCTAACAATTCTTACAATGGACTATTATTTAgatgcttaaataaaaataaatggaaatgcTTTTTATCAACCAGTGGCTAATGATTCCAAAGCTAGTAGCGAACCTGTAAATGCAGCTAATATAGCTGATTTCTCTGATTCTTTTCATAAAACTCGCTTTCTGTTCTGAGCCAATTTCACCACTTGGTCCGTTGATGGCATCACTAGATTCACCAACTATCACTTTCTACTCTGCAATGTATAAATAATTTGTATTTCATTGTACATGCATTTTTTTGTGCATGTGTGCATGGTTCgaaattacatgaaaattaCGTTATCATTAATCTTACTGTTTATAGGGTTTGAAGTCTGAATTGGAGAAGGCTTCCCCTTCCTTGGGCCGTAGTGCAATTTACCTGAAAGAGTCCTGTATTAATGCCTTGCCAAGGTAACAACATTCCTGGCTTTCTCTACATTCTGATTTCCCTTTTAAttacttttgaatttataaGTTACAACCATTTGAATCTCAATCACAGGATCCAAGTAATATGGGGATCTTCCTAATCATTGCTTGACTTTTGTGAGGATTTGAGATGTTAATttactatttttcttcttcagtgtggatctctttttttttttttttccctgctaatactttatttttcagTTGTAAAAATTTCCTCttaaaataatgaatttctGACTGCACATATTTGATTTCTAGGTACCTAACTGTTCAGTTTGTTCGTTTTTTCTGGAAGAGGGAATCAAATCAAAAGGCTAAGATTTTACGGGTAATAgtggtttcttttcttctttctgttACCCATGAGAACTGACTTCAAAAGTTCTGTTCTGTTTCTGTGGTTGTGAAAAAGCTTGTTTAATTTAAGGGATTGAATGCTCTGCTTGcccaaaaaaatagtaaaatctgtagtttttaatatttgtgttgatatatcctttttaaaataactgTCTTTCTTAGAAAGTGGATTACCCATTGCAACTGGATGTATACGATTTTTGCTCGGATGATCTTCGCAAAAATTTAGAAGCACCTCGCCAGGTATATTTTAGCAGTTTGTTTTGGTGGAGTTCCGCAAGTATCTAAGGGTGCATAAGTTTAGGTGATGGTTATGATTGTTCTTAACATCTCATAATACAGATTTTAAGAGATGAGGAGGGTAAAAAGGCTGGTTTGAAAGCCAAGGTGAAGAGCTCTAGCTCAAAGGACAATGATGCCAAGATGACTGATGTGGAGGTTAGTAGATGCTTGAGATTCGAATGCATGTATGAATAGATAAGCCCAATGAAAATGCTTGGTATATCTtacccttttttctttcctgtttAGGGACCATCAAATGAGAgcttaaaatcatcaaattctaCCTCTGGAGAAGGTAAGAACTTCTAAATTTCTCCTGCTCCTGATTGAAGCTTctctttttggtattttaattttttatatcgaGGGTCTCCTGTAGATGCTTTGTGTTTGACTTCCAACAATGAATTGATAATTTGTGTTACTGTTGTCTCTGGGTGTGCTTCCTGGATTTTGTGAAAGACTTTGGGCCAAGTGATAGCTTATTGTGCATATAAGAGGATATAGCAGCCTtcattgtatttgatttttcaaagttAATTCTACCAATACTGCATGTTTTTTTGGAGATGCTAAATATACAGGAAACTGATTATATTCATTAAATTAAGGTGTAAAtgactgatttttattttgctacTTTCCTCTCCCATAGTTGTCTTCCCTGGGGAATGCACACAGTTTCATGTTCTAATACTTGAGGTTGCACTGCTGGTGCCTCCATGAAAGTTCATGCTCTTTAATGTTCTTGCTTTATGCCCCAGGTGGTTCTTCAGACAAAGAATCACATTTAACTGGAATATATGATTTGGTTGCTGTGCTGACCCATAAGGGAAGGAGTGCTGATTCAGGGCATTATGTTGCATGGGTCAAGCAAGAAAGTGGTTAGTTCTCTGTCAAGTTTGTCATTGTTTTGTCAGTGTATTTGGATCAACCCCAATTTTTCAACTGATGCGTACTCAATGTTCATCCCAGGGAAATGGATTGAGTATGATGATGATAATCCTATTCCACAACGAGAGGAAGATATAACTAAGCTCTCTGGAGGAGGTAAGCTAGCCTGAATGAAATGATGATCTTATGTGGTGGAAAAATTTGCCATACTTGTACTTGCTTATTTAGCAAATGCCATTCtattcataaagaaaaaaactgtttttattATTCCTTTTCTAAGTATTTCATTCCTTTGATCTTTAGGTGATTGGCATATGGCATACATTTGTATGTACAAGGCACGAGCTTTCCCAGTGTAATTTTTGTAATCCCATCATCTTTAGATTCAAGTCACCACAGGATTTCTTTGTAGATCCAGATTGTGAATTGGACAACAGAGTTTTACAGAATTGGATTTGCTGTACTTTAGAAGTTGTCTTAAGCATGTGTTATGACCACCTGCAATAATtaattggttttgaattttcttaCAATGAGTTTCTTTTCAGTTGAATCTGATGTAAGTTCCTGGTGACTTATGGAatgaaaatagaatttttattgtttggcAAAGGCGCGATGTCTATGATTTCAAACTTGTAGTTGTCGAGAACCCCATTTCTCTGGTTAGCACGACTATGTCAAACTTTGAAAGGCTTCATGTATTGAAAAATGGTTGTGTAGGCTTGGGACTGACAATCTTGTTGAAGGATGTTGGTGATGAGTGTTTTTAATGGAGTCTCTGGTTTTGACATATTGTATGAAACAAACTGTGTTTCATTCTAGATTGCATCGCCTTGGATTTTTGCCCAAATTTTTGTTGAGATATTCCGGGATTATTTCATTCGTTTAGTCCCGAAACTGACTTTAAAGCAGGAAGTCCCTCTTCTCAGACTCAGTTGCTCAGCAAAGCAACCCTACTGCATCCCTCCTGCACATCACCGAATCAGTCTATAACAAGGGTGCCATAGGAGGCCGTGCTAGGCGGGCACCATTCAAGCATGAATAACATCTGAAttttaaagacaaaaataataaaagccaCACAAAAAGATCAATCTCCAGGTAAAATTAAGCCAAACACGTAATTACTCAATGGCAACAAAAGATTTTAGCAACTCAGCTTCCAAATACAAATTAACTAAATTGAAACGAATGTGCATCATTTTCCCTAGTTTTATCAAGAAACAATCCCGGACAATATCTGCTGTATCTTGCGAATGGTTTCCCAGTTCCGTTGCTCAcccaccaaaaccaaaaaaaaaaggcaaaagatGTTTGTCTGCACAGGATCGATCCACAATTTCTGTGTAAGAACCAAGTATAATAGAGTTCCACCATTATAAGAAGTTTCCTACGAGCATGAGAAAGCAAGAACCCTGATAACGCTGGTTGCACCGTTATATTTGAAATCTCAGAGCAATTTCCGTCGAGCAGATTGCCTTGCAGAAGACCGAAATATTCCACAAGTCTACAAACCATATCAGCATGTATAGATTTGTCAACTACATTCACAAAAGTGACCACATAAAACAACCATGTAGTTCACACAAGCCATGGAAGGGATTGCTACTCAATCACACGATTGTTAGTCCCTACATGCCACCACAACATCTACAACCTTATTTATATGTTAATGAAGAAGATGGTggttaatctatttttttttttgtattaaaacctTTTACTTTCTCAATATTTTGGCATTTTGCTTATGTTGAATTACTTCTTAATCTTGACTCTTGACTATTTAggacttttaaattttaaaattatgtttaaatacttgatattgtgtttgtattgtataatttaaagttaatttatctttatatttaaattgaatcatgtatgtattaatattttgaatcacacacacacattacaGGACTTCAAAATGAAATGCCAAAATGCTTTCGAACCAAAATTTATTAttccaaaaggaaaaacaaaacgcCAACCAGAATATAATTGACAACTTTGATTTTCAGAGGTTTTAGTTAAGAGATTAATTATGTAATATGAAAGATAATCAATATACATATCCTATTGGTAATTTGGTTGTTGCTTGTTTATAATGATAAagatatttattatgtttttgctaAGATTTGTTTAAACCAATATATGCATATTTGTTAATAAAAGAAAGcctaacaaaacataaaacaattatttagaaCGCAGGCTTGGCAATAAGGCTCGATTCTCACTTCTAAAATATGAGTATTAGACTCGAGATGATGGTATTAGCGAGTTTGGACTTTGACCTGTTTCTTAGGTTATGTTCAAAAGAGGTCTGAAGGTTTCAACTCacaatattgagataatatcttaacacatgaaaaattataaacaaaaacttGCACtcattgataaaaacaaaaggacataaatatttataaataaagataaaattcatatgacataatttttttttaaggaaacaaATGTTGTCACTATGAGAGTGACCCCACTAgtagaataataatttattgtataataaaaaagtgAATCAAAAGGGACTTTCAACTCACAAAGTatattcatatttcaaaaaacaatatataagtATAACTTTAAAAACATGTTGATTTTTCAACTTTCAAAGAATGAGATCTTTCTAAGAATCATACTACCCTTAggttaaacataaatcatacaaaataaaatgaaaacattttttttattataaaaaagactAAGTTTCAACGTTCAATTGACAAGACTTGTTTAGTGATCATGCTGCTAATAGGTCGATGATTTGATGATAAAACCCAACAAcacaaatatttatatataagtttATGAAAAATACTCCtaccatatattttaaaaaataattggataCCAAAAAATAACAACCTTTACACTTAAAATGCATCcacattagaaaatttaaatcattaaacaaaaaattattaacacatgacaattaaaaaaaatcttcatacatGATCATCAACACATGAAAACCAAATATCTACATAATAGATCATTAGTATATTATGCACATTAGTGTATTATGCACACACAAgataaacacatgaaaaccaATTATTGACACACCAGTTCACATTATAATTATACaaagctaaaaattaaaaattcattttgtatCCAAAAATGACCTTCTAAAGctttcaaaatcaaccaaaatagGTTGGAACAAGGTGAAACAGTGTCAACATGTACGTTTCACGCACTAGTTGATTGGCAATTAGGCTGGTGGTGGCGAGTGCTCTTCACGTGCTATTGTCGGGACCTGCAAAGACAATAGAAAAacaatgggtttttttttatggaaatagaAGTTGTGATAATTGGATTATTATGGGTTATGATTTCAAGTGTTTTATGGTTATGATTCAGGTGGTTTTGGCTATTAAAATTAGGTTAGGAAGCTAGTTTTTCTAGGCAAAATATGAATTGTATGGTTTGAGAAGAGATCGAGTGTTTGTGGGTTGAGAAAaagtagtgtttttttatatgacagAGTAGGGGCTATGTTGAGAGGAAGATTGATGCGAATCTGGATGGTAAGAACTTTATAACCCACAAACAAGATAGAAACAAcctaagaaatttaaaatcagATTGATAAACACCAAACCCAATGACTACATGAATCAAGAAACCAAAGTTATTGGATGAAAAACCCTAACTCtttaattataatgaatatAAAACTAGAAGTAGTGAGCTAGTAGCTCAACTAGCAATAGTCAAAAGGAGTCTGTTGTTCAAGGATTAAGGCAACTTAACACCTAAGATAAGGATGAATTAGGTGTATCACTAAATTCAACAATTAATGCAAATTATATCAAGTAAATATAataaccaacaatataattaaagtatttaaagtAAAGAGATAAGAGAAGATAACTTAATTACATGCCATCCTTTTTATTTGAAGTCCTAATTAtactattttcaaaataaactaGGCTAACAACTTAGCTCAACACAAAATTGATTAACTTGTCATGCATGTTTTTAACTTGTATACTTAAACAT is part of the Populus nigra chromosome 8, ddPopNigr1.1, whole genome shotgun sequence genome and harbors:
- the LOC133701898 gene encoding ubiquitin carboxyl-terminal hydrolase 7 isoform X1, encoding MLTVSVKWLKEVFPKVEIDTSQPPYVFKCQLYDLTGVPPERQKIMVKGGLLKDDADWATVGVKEGQKMMMMGTADEIVKAPEKGPIFMEDLPEEEQVVALGHTAGLFNLGNTCYMNSTVQCLHSVPELKSALSNYPSQKSGDLDQTSHMLTAATRELFNELDKSVKPVAPMQFWMVLRKKYPQFGQLHNGVYMQQDAEECWTQLLYTLSQSLRSPSPSQNPDTIKGLFGIELVSRVHCQESGEESSETESVYSLKCHISQEVNHLHEGLKHGLKSELEKASPSLGRSAIYLKESCINALPRYLTVQFVRFFWKRESNQKAKILRKVDYPLQLDVYDFCSDDLRKNLEAPRQILRDEEGKKAGLKAKVKSSSSKDNDAKMTDVEGPSNESLKSSNSTSGEGGSSDKESHLTGIYDLVAVLTHKGRSADSGHYVAWVKQESGKWIEYDDDNPIPQREEDITKLSGGGDWHMAYICMYKARAFPV
- the LOC133701898 gene encoding ubiquitin carboxyl-terminal hydrolase 7 isoform X2, translating into MMMMGTADEIVKAPEKGPIFMEDLPEEEQVVALGHTAGLFNLGNTCYMNSTVQCLHSVPELKSALSNYPSQKSGDLDQTSHMLTAATRELFNELDKSVKPVAPMQFWMVLRKKYPQFGQLHNGVYMQQDAEECWTQLLYTLSQSLRSPSPSQNPDTIKGLFGIELVSRVHCQESGEESSETESVYSLKCHISQEVNHLHEGLKHGLKSELEKASPSLGRSAIYLKESCINALPRYLTVQFVRFFWKRESNQKAKILRKVDYPLQLDVYDFCSDDLRKNLEAPRQILRDEEGKKAGLKAKVKSSSSKDNDAKMTDVEGPSNESLKSSNSTSGEGGSSDKESHLTGIYDLVAVLTHKGRSADSGHYVAWVKQESGKWIEYDDDNPIPQREEDITKLSGGGDWHMAYICMYKARAFPV